GCGGCCATGCGTTCGATGGCGTTGCCCTGCAGCAGGCGCATGCGCGCGACGATGGCACCCACCTCGAAATCACCCGCCGCGCGGGCCAGGCCGTCCTCCAATAGCGCGGCGATGATCGGCTGGCGCTCGGTCAGGTGCATCTCGCAACCCAGGGTCGCCAGCACGAAGGCATCGCGGCCCAGGCCAGCGGTGGCGTCCAGCACGTGGGGACGCACGCCCGGCTGGATGCCGACCGCCTTGGCGATCATCTGTCCGCTGCCGCCGCCGAACTGCCGGCGATGGGCGGTGGCGCCTTCGAGGAAATCCACCCGCACCGGGCCGGGCGAATCCGGTCCCAGTTGCAACAATTGCAGACCGTGCTCGCCCAGTTGCAGGGCGAAGTCCGCCTCCCCCTCGCCCATCGGCAAC
This Pseudomonas sp. ATCC 13867 DNA region includes the following protein-coding sequences:
- a CDS encoding class I SAM-dependent methyltransferase, producing MTETLTPPRIVVQALAPAWQAAAEQWAQRLGLPMGEGEADFALQLGEHGLQLLQLGPDSPGPVRVDFLEGATAHRRQFGGGSGQMIAKAVGIQPGVRPHVLDATAGLGRDAFVLATLGCEMHLTERQPIIAALLEDGLARAAGDFEVGAIVARMRLLQGNAIERMAAWEGEAPQVVYLDPMFPHRDKSALVKKEMRLFRPLVGDDLDAPALLEAALKLASHRVVVKRPRKAPIIEGQKPSYSLEGKSSRYDIYPLKSLKG